A genomic stretch from Chitinophaga agri includes:
- a CDS encoding CoA-acylating methylmalonate-semialdehyde dehydrogenase, with protein MKYERVRNFINGNFKDVAASRTLPVTSPLDGTLLAEMPCSTAADLEEAVRAAKAAFPAWSRTPVKERVQVFFRYKYLLEKHVKGLAALISEENGKTMGEAIAEVEKCIELTEFATSLPQLITGEVLEVSAGVECRTSHAPLGIVASIVPFNFPAMVPNWTIPNAIALGNCMIMKPSEKVPLSLAIIASLLKEAGLPPGVLNIVNGDSEIVNAICDHPDIEAVSFVGSTKVARIVYQRATQHLKRCLALGGAKNHLLVLPDARPGMTAQNVAASMSGCAGQRCMAASAMIGVGQVDHIVDLVCEEARKIVPGQNLGAVISKESKERIEKYITEAEAQGARILVDGRGATVAGKENGTYVGPTVIDYVTADMAVAREEIFGPVISIMRTATVDEALRIENANPYGNAASVFTQNGGMARYIAERASAGMIGVNVGVPVPREPFSFGGWNESKFGVGDITGKSSIAFWTKLKKSTTKWNPEEGVNWMS; from the coding sequence ATGAAGTACGAACGGGTTCGAAATTTCATCAACGGCAACTTTAAAGATGTTGCTGCCTCACGGACGTTGCCGGTTACTTCTCCGCTGGACGGAACGTTACTGGCAGAAATGCCCTGTTCTACTGCTGCTGACCTGGAAGAGGCAGTGCGGGCCGCTAAAGCTGCATTCCCTGCCTGGAGCAGAACACCGGTGAAGGAAAGGGTGCAGGTATTCTTTCGCTATAAATATCTGCTGGAAAAACATGTAAAGGGACTCGCTGCACTCATCAGTGAAGAGAATGGTAAAACAATGGGCGAAGCCATAGCAGAGGTAGAGAAGTGTATCGAACTGACTGAATTTGCCACCTCATTACCGCAGCTGATCACAGGAGAAGTACTGGAAGTAAGCGCGGGTGTGGAGTGCCGTACATCACATGCGCCACTGGGTATCGTTGCGTCTATTGTACCCTTTAATTTCCCGGCGATGGTACCCAACTGGACGATTCCCAATGCGATCGCTTTAGGGAACTGTATGATCATGAAGCCGTCTGAAAAGGTGCCGCTCAGTCTGGCTATCATCGCGAGTCTGCTGAAAGAAGCAGGACTACCCCCCGGTGTCCTGAACATTGTCAACGGAGATAGCGAAATTGTCAATGCGATCTGTGATCATCCTGATATAGAAGCGGTATCTTTTGTAGGCTCTACAAAGGTGGCCAGGATCGTTTACCAGCGGGCTACACAGCACCTCAAACGTTGCCTGGCGCTGGGAGGGGCGAAGAACCACCTGCTGGTACTGCCTGATGCCAGACCCGGGATGACTGCCCAGAATGTAGCCGCTTCTATGAGTGGATGTGCCGGTCAGCGGTGTATGGCAGCATCTGCTATGATAGGTGTAGGACAGGTAGACCATATCGTAGACCTGGTGTGTGAAGAAGCCAGGAAGATCGTGCCCGGACAGAACCTGGGCGCTGTCATCAGCAAAGAATCAAAAGAACGGATAGAAAAATATATTACCGAAGCGGAGGCACAGGGCGCCCGGATCCTGGTAGATGGACGCGGCGCTACCGTGGCGGGTAAAGAGAACGGTACCTATGTCGGCCCTACCGTGATCGATTATGTAACTGCTGATATGGCCGTAGCCAGGGAAGAGATCTTCGGCCCTGTTATCAGTATCATGCGCACAGCGACCGTAGATGAAGCATTGCGTATCGAAAATGCCAATCCATATGGAAACGCCGCCTCCGTCTTCACGCAGAATGGTGGCATGGCACGTTATATCGCCGAAAGGGCAAGCGCAGGTATGATCGGTGTGAATGTGGGTGTGCCCGTTCCCCGTGAGCCATTCTCCTTCGGCGGATGGAACGAAAGTAAGTTTGGCGTAGGCGATATTACCGGAAAAAGCTCGATAGCATTCTGGACAAAACTGAAGAAAAGTACGACCAAATGGAACCCCGAAGAAGGCGTTAACTGGATGAGTTAA
- a CDS encoding Lrp/AsnC family transcriptional regulator, whose protein sequence is MGKTKSADKTPLDDLDFSILTYLQQDGRISFTVIAEKLHVSIGTIRTRFNRLIEEGTINIVGRVDPEKVGFHSYAHIAVYVRPATLKDAIARQVAAMPEVSFLAMTSGAYDLEVNVMCRDNEHLLEFVTRLSGIEGVYQTKTTLYFKVYKYAQPDLGLVKINQE, encoded by the coding sequence ATGGGAAAGACTAAATCAGCCGATAAGACGCCTCTTGATGATCTTGATTTCTCTATCCTGACCTATCTCCAGCAGGATGGCAGGATTTCCTTTACTGTGATCGCTGAAAAGCTGCATGTCTCTATTGGCACGATACGTACCCGTTTTAACCGGTTGATAGAAGAAGGTACCATTAATATTGTTGGCAGGGTGGACCCTGAAAAGGTAGGCTTCCATTCGTATGCACACATTGCGGTGTATGTACGTCCGGCGACCCTGAAAGATGCCATTGCCCGGCAGGTAGCCGCGATGCCGGAAGTCAGTTTTCTGGCGATGACATCCGGCGCATATGACCTGGAAGTAAATGTGATGTGCAGGGACAATGAGCACCTGCTGGAATTTGTTACGCGGCTATCGGGTATTGAAGGCGTATATCAGACGAAAACCACCCTTTATTTTAAAGTGTATAAGTACGCACAGCCTGACTTGGGACTGGTGAAGATCAATCAGGAATGA
- a CDS encoding chymotrypsin family serine protease → MKSTEELKRDNEVIRDLLKNGIEALLMKIPGVHHISIGLKETQGRVTDQLCIRIYVREKKDHSKMQAHEVLPSEINGIPTDVNVIPGFSACIDENRYRPVKGGIQITNRIIIRDENTFGTEVAHGTLGCLARKNEDGKLVLLSNCHVLMANDAKPGDRIYQPAPAVIPEMNNKDLPFHPTDNENVIGTIVRATINESVDAAIAELDDAHLANGAGNEINGLSVNGVPRYNTIIGEGEALAGQIVFKVGEVSGRTEGRVVDVNYPATTFPIEGKTYTFKGQIAIQTVDPAHRFSEKGDSGSAIVDMENRIIGLLFANNGNAQPQMTLANHIADVVRQLNINIVKS, encoded by the coding sequence ATGAAATCAACAGAAGAACTGAAACGGGACAACGAAGTTATCCGGGACCTGCTGAAGAATGGAATAGAAGCGCTTTTGATGAAGATACCCGGCGTGCATCACATCAGTATCGGTTTAAAGGAAACACAGGGACGTGTCACTGACCAGCTTTGCATCAGGATCTACGTTAGGGAAAAGAAAGACCACAGCAAAATGCAGGCCCATGAGGTACTGCCTTCCGAGATCAATGGCATTCCCACAGACGTGAACGTTATCCCGGGCTTCAGCGCCTGTATAGACGAGAACAGGTACCGGCCCGTAAAAGGCGGTATACAGATCACTAACCGTATCATCATCCGTGATGAGAATACCTTCGGTACGGAGGTCGCCCATGGTACGCTCGGCTGCCTGGCCAGAAAAAATGAGGATGGCAAACTGGTCCTGCTGAGTAATTGTCATGTACTAATGGCGAATGATGCGAAACCTGGCGATAGGATCTACCAGCCTGCGCCCGCAGTCATTCCGGAAATGAACAACAAAGACCTGCCTTTCCATCCTACTGACAACGAGAACGTGATCGGCACGATAGTCAGGGCAACTATCAATGAAAGTGTTGATGCTGCTATCGCAGAACTGGATGATGCGCATCTCGCCAACGGCGCCGGTAATGAGATCAACGGTTTAAGTGTGAACGGGGTGCCGCGTTATAATACGATCATTGGAGAGGGAGAAGCGCTGGCGGGTCAGATCGTGTTTAAAGTGGGGGAAGTATCGGGCCGTACAGAAGGCAGGGTAGTGGACGTCAATTACCCGGCCACCACATTCCCCATCGAAGGAAAGACCTATACGTTCAAAGGTCAGATCGCCATTCAGACAGTTGATCCTGCCCATCGTTTCTCTGAAAAGGGAGATTCGGGCTCCGCCATCGTCGATATGGAGAACAGGATCATTGGGCTGCTGTTCGCCAATAATGGGAATGCACAACCGCAGATGACGCTGGCAAATCATATCGCTGACGTGGTCCGGCAACTGAACATCAATATAGTTAAGAGTTAA